The Nocardioides ochotonae genome segment CGCGACGGTGCGCACGTAGTCGAGGATCAGGTCCCCGTCGGCGAGCGCGGTGTCGCCCACCCAGGGCCGCCAGCGGTAGCCGAAGGTGAACATGTCGGAGTCCGAGCGGATGCCGGGGTAGCGGAACAGGTCCCAGGTCCCGCCGCTGACCGCGCGCGCCTCCAGCACGGCCACGCGGCGTCCCGGGTGGTGCTCGCGCAGCTGGGCGGCCGCGCCGAGACCGGACAGGCCCGCACCGATCACCAGGACGTCGACGTGCTCGGGGGCGGGGGCGGGGGCGGGGTCGGCGCTCATGCCCCGCAGCGTAGGGCGCGGGCGGTTGGCCCGCCCCGCCCTCAGGACTCCGGCAGGTAGTGGGTCCAAGGCCGGCCCAGCACGAAGCGACGTCCGGTGATCTCGCGCGGCACGATCTCGACGACGTTGTACTTCAGTGTCCCGACCCAGGGCCGCAGCGCGATGTTGTCGGCGCGGTGCGCCTCGTCCTCCTCGAGCCGCCGGGCCTGGCCGCGCACGATCACGCTGCGCGCGATCTCGTCGTCGTGCTCGTCGATCTCCAGGACGACCTCGCCGTGCATGACCACCCCGAGCAGCTTCTCGCCCTCGGCGGAGCGGAACAGCAAGGTGTCGTGGTCGACCGCGTAGTTGATCGGCACCAGGTGGACCTCGTCGACCAGCCGGAAGGCCAGGCGGGCGAGTTCGTGGGAGCGCAGCAACTGCCAGCACTCTTCGGTGTCCAGGTCGGTGATGATCTCGTCGTCGCCGGGCATCGTGTCTCCTTCTCGTGGTGCCTGCGACCAACCTAGGTCCCGGCACGGACGCCGGACAGGGCCGGAGGTCCCAGGCCCCCGGGCCGACCGGACGGAAAGGCTCAGCGCGCGAACAGCTCGACGAAGCGCGCCAGCAGCCGTGGCGGCTCGGTCACCACCGCCGTACGCGCGTGGGCGATCAGCTCGGCCTCCTCGAGCGGCTCGAAGTAGCCGTGGTCGCGGTAGATCTGGATCCGCTCGACCAGGCCCGCGTCGTCGAGCTCGGGGTGGAACTGGGTGGCGTAGACCCGCGTCCCGAGCCGGAAGGCCTGCACCGGGCAGGTCGAGGACGACGCCAGCAGCACCCCGCCCTCAGGCAGCCGGCTCACCGCCTCCTTGTGCCCGACGAACGCCTGGAACTCCGGCGGCATCGTGGACAGCAGCGGGTCCCTCGTCCCGGCCTCGGTGAGCCGCACCGTCACCGCGCCGATCGGCTCGCCGTACTCCCGGTCGACGTGGCCGCCGCGCAGGCCGCCGAGGGTGCCGATGCCGTAGCAGGCGCCGAGGAACGGCACGTCCGCCGCCACGACCCGCTCGACCAGCTCGCGCAGCTCGATCTCGGCGCGCAGCTGGTCGGGTCCCTTGAGCTGCGGCGGGTCGCTCACCGTGTAGGGCCCGCCGCCCAGCACGATCCCCGACCAGTCCGCGAGGTCGACGTGGCCGACCGCGTCCGCGAGCGGTCCACGGTCCAGCCGCACCCGTCGTACGTCGCGCTCGGCCAGGCCGGTGCAGCGCAGGATCGCGTCGTACTCGGAGTCGGCGGCGTCGTCCTCGGGGCGGGTGCCGAGGAACAGGAACGGCCTCATCTGTCGGCTCCGTCGGTGTCCATCCGCTCCCAGTGCCCCGGCCGGCGGCGGTTCAGGCCTGCACCGCGACGCCGCGCTCGAGGAGCCCGTCGACGTCGGCGATCCCCCACGCGGTGAGCGCCTCGCGGGTCTGCTCGCCGGCGCTGGCGGGCGGGGGCGTGCCGATGCTCGCGCGGGTGCGCGAGAAGCGCGGCGCGGGCTGCGGCTGGACGAAGCCGTCCTTCTCCACGAACACCTCGCGGGCGGCCATGTGGGGGTGGTCGACCGCCTCGCTGATCGGGATGATGCCGGCGACGCAGGCGTCGCTGCCCTCGAAGACCTCGACCCACTCCGCCTGCGTGCGGGCGGCGAACGCCTCGGTGATCAGCCGGCGCAGCTCGTCGCTGCGCTCGAGCTCGAACTGCCCGGGGGCGCGGTCCTTGATGCCGAGCAGGGTCACGAACGCGTCGAAGAACTGCGGCTCCAGCGCCCCGACCGACATGTGGCGCCCGTCGGCGGTCTCGTAGATGTCGTAGAAGGGCATCCCGCCGTCGAGCAGGTTCGACGCCCGCTCCTCGGTGAAGGTCCCCATCGCGAGGAACGCCGCGCCCATCGCGTTGAGGTGGGCGGTGCCGTCGACGATCGCGGCGTCGACGACCTGGCCGCGCCCCGAGAGCCGCGCCTCGAGGAGCGCGGCGAGGATGCCGATCACGAGGTACGTCGAGCCGCCGCCGAAGTCGCCGACCAGGTTGGTCGGGAAGTGCGGGCGGGTCTTGTCCTGGCCGAGGCCGTAGAGGGTGCCGGTGATCGCGATGTAGTTCATGTCGTGCCCGGCGGCCTGGGCGAGCGGGCCGTCCTGGCCCCACCCGGTCATCCGGCCGTAGACCAGGCGCGGGTTGATCGCGTGGCAGTCCTCGGGACCGAGCCCGAGCCGCTCGGTCACGCCGGGGCGCATGCCCTCGACGAGCACGTCGGCGTCGGCGACCAGCTCCAGCACGGTCTTGGTGGCCTCGGGGTCCTTGAGGTTGAGCGCGACGCTGGGACGCCCGCGGTTGAGCAGGTTGCCGGCCCCGCCGGCCAGCGCCTGACCGCCCGGGCGCTCGATGCGGATCACGTCGGCGCCGAGGTCGGCGAGGATCATGCAGGCGTGCGGGCCGGGCCCGATCCCTGCGATCTCCACGACCTTCACCCCGCGCAGCGGTCCGCTGCCCTGCCCCAGTTGGTACGTCATGGCGCCGATCATGACAGAACCACTGTCACAGTGGGAGGGGGTCGGGCGGGCGGGCCCGACTCAGGCCGGCAGGACCCGCCGCAGGAACTCCTGCGTGCGGGGCTCACGGGGGCGCTGGAAGATCTCCTCGGGCGGGCCCTGCTCGAGGATCCGGCCGCCGTCGAGGAAGCAGACGCTGGTGGCGACCTCGCGGGCGAAGGCCATCTCGTGGGTGGCGATCACCATCGTGGTGCCGGCGGCGGCCTCGGCGCGGACGATGCCGAGGACCTCGCCGACCAGCTGGGGGTCCAGGGCCGCGGTGATCTCGTCGAGCAGCAGCAGGCTCGGCCCGGTGCACAGCGCGCGGACCAGGGCGGCGCGCTGCTGCTGGCCGCCGGAGAGCCGGTCGGGGTGCTTGTCGGCCTCGGCCGCGAGCCCGAAGCGGCCCAGCAGGTCGCGGGCCCGCTCCTCGGCCGCGGCCCGGGAGACGCCGTGCACCCGGCGCGGCGCGAGCGTGCAGTTGTCCAGGACGCTGAGGTGCGGGAAGAGGTTGTAGGCCTGGAAGACCATTCCCATGCGCTGGCGCACCTCGCGCGGGTCGACGCGGGGGTCGGAGATCTCGCGGCCCTCGAAGCGGATCACCCCGTCGTCGATGTCCTCGAGCAGGTCGATGCAGCGCAGCAGCGTGGACTTGCCCGAGCCGGAGGAGCCGATCAGGCAGACCACGTCGTGGGGGTTCACGGTCAGCGAGACGCCGTCGAGCACGAGGCGTTCGCCGTAGGTCTTGCGCAGGTCGCGGACCTCCAGCAGCGGGCCGGTCATAGGGCACCCGCCCGTTCCTTCTCGACCCAGCGCCGCTGGAGCCAGTCGGTGAACCGCGCCAGCGGCACCGTGAGCACCACGAAGAACAGCGCGACCACGACGTACGCCGTGTAGTTGAAGTTGTACGCCGTGTAGTCGCGCGCGGCGGCCACCGC includes the following:
- a CDS encoding pyridoxamine 5'-phosphate oxidase family protein, whose product is MPGDDEIITDLDTEECWQLLRSHELARLAFRLVDEVHLVPINYAVDHDTLLFRSAEGEKLLGVVMHGEVVLEIDEHDDEIARSVIVRGQARRLEEDEAHRADNIALRPWVGTLKYNVVEIVPREITGRRFVLGRPWTHYLPES
- a CDS encoding glutamine amidotransferase, yielding MRPFLFLGTRPEDDAADSEYDAILRCTGLAERDVRRVRLDRGPLADAVGHVDLADWSGIVLGGGPYTVSDPPQLKGPDQLRAEIELRELVERVVAADVPFLGACYGIGTLGGLRGGHVDREYGEPIGAVTVRLTEAGTRDPLLSTMPPEFQAFVGHKEAVSRLPEGGVLLASSSTCPVQAFRLGTRVYATQFHPELDDAGLVERIQIYRDHGYFEPLEEAELIAHARTAVVTEPPRLLARFVELFAR
- a CDS encoding CaiB/BaiF CoA transferase family protein → MTYQLGQGSGPLRGVKVVEIAGIGPGPHACMILADLGADVIRIERPGGQALAGGAGNLLNRGRPSVALNLKDPEATKTVLELVADADVLVEGMRPGVTERLGLGPEDCHAINPRLVYGRMTGWGQDGPLAQAAGHDMNYIAITGTLYGLGQDKTRPHFPTNLVGDFGGGSTYLVIGILAALLEARLSGRGQVVDAAIVDGTAHLNAMGAAFLAMGTFTEERASNLLDGGMPFYDIYETADGRHMSVGALEPQFFDAFVTLLGIKDRAPGQFELERSDELRRLITEAFAARTQAEWVEVFEGSDACVAGIIPISEAVDHPHMAAREVFVEKDGFVQPQPAPRFSRTRASIGTPPPASAGEQTREALTAWGIADVDGLLERGVAVQA
- a CDS encoding amino acid ABC transporter ATP-binding protein; translation: MTGPLLEVRDLRKTYGERLVLDGVSLTVNPHDVVCLIGSSGSGKSTLLRCIDLLEDIDDGVIRFEGREISDPRVDPREVRQRMGMVFQAYNLFPHLSVLDNCTLAPRRVHGVSRAAAEERARDLLGRFGLAAEADKHPDRLSGGQQQRAALVRALCTGPSLLLLDEITAALDPQLVGEVLGIVRAEAAAGTTMVIATHEMAFAREVATSVCFLDGGRILEQGPPEEIFQRPREPRTQEFLRRVLPA